The Clostridium sp. AWRP genome has a window encoding:
- the modB gene encoding molybdate ABC transporter permease subunit, with translation MNFDASPVWISLKTTFTATFITFFIGIAVAYLMANYNGKLRNVLDTILTLPLVLPPTVAGFFLLLIFGINSPIGKLLSRIGINIIFSWPATVIAAAVVAFPLMYKTTKAAFEQIDRNIVSAARTLGVSEWKVFWKVVLPLAWPGIGAATVLSFARALGEFGATLMIAGNIPNKTETIPIAIYFAAENGEMDKALMWVLLIVAISTIVILLMNYWNDYQQKNIYGVRRN, from the coding sequence ATGAATTTTGATGCTTCGCCTGTATGGATTTCGTTAAAGACTACCTTTACGGCTACATTTATAACTTTTTTTATAGGAATTGCAGTAGCTTATTTAATGGCAAATTATAATGGAAAGTTAAGAAATGTTTTGGATACTATACTTACCCTCCCACTTGTTCTGCCACCTACGGTGGCAGGATTCTTTCTACTCCTTATATTTGGAATAAATAGCCCTATAGGCAAATTACTTTCTAGAATTGGAATCAATATAATTTTTTCTTGGCCTGCTACAGTAATAGCAGCAGCTGTTGTAGCTTTTCCTCTTATGTATAAAACTACAAAGGCAGCTTTTGAGCAGATAGATAGAAATATTGTAAGTGCAGCAAGAACATTAGGAGTTTCTGAATGGAAAGTGTTTTGGAAAGTTGTACTGCCTCTTGCCTGGCCAGGTATAGGGGCAGCTACAGTTCTTTCCTTTGCAAGAGCTCTTGGAGAATTTGGAGCTACTTTAATGATAGCAGGTAATATACCTAACAAAACGGAAACTATTCCTATAGCTATTTATTTTGCAGCTGAAAATGGAGAGATGGATAAGGCTCTTATGTGGGTACTGTTAATAGTTGCAATCTCAACTATAGTCATTTTACTTATGAATTATTGGAATGACTATCAACAGAAAAATATATACGGTGTTAGGAGAAATTAA
- the modA gene encoding molybdate ABC transporter substrate-binding protein, producing MKKLKKSLVLILVLIVTTMAAGCGGSQSSSEKKSDSSAKQEKAVTLTVSAAASLKDSMNEIKQLYAKDHPNVTITYNFGSSGTLQQQIEQGAPADVFLSASTKQMNALKDKNLLVNDTIADLLKNDVVLIVPKNSSSNVKSFNDLASDKVKKIALGEFKSVPAGQYAQQILTNLKLMDKVQPKAIFGKDVKEVLTWVETGNADAGIVYKTDALISKKVNIVATAPEDSHKAVIYPAAIIKASKNPTQAKDFLKFLSSDKAKAVFQKYGFKLGK from the coding sequence ATGAAAAAACTAAAAAAAAGTTTAGTACTTATTCTGGTTTTAATTGTCACAACTATGGCAGCAGGTTGCGGCGGTAGTCAGAGCTCAAGTGAGAAAAAATCAGATTCCTCTGCAAAACAGGAGAAGGCAGTGACTTTAACTGTATCTGCTGCTGCAAGTTTAAAGGATTCTATGAATGAAATCAAACAGCTATATGCAAAAGATCATCCGAATGTTACTATTACATACAATTTTGGATCATCAGGAACTCTTCAACAGCAAATTGAACAGGGTGCACCAGCAGACGTATTTCTTTCTGCATCAACAAAACAGATGAATGCATTAAAGGATAAAAATTTATTAGTAAATGATACTATAGCTGATCTTTTAAAAAATGATGTAGTACTTATAGTACCTAAAAATTCATCTTCTAATGTTAAGAGCTTTAACGACTTAGCAAGTGATAAGGTCAAAAAAATAGCTCTTGGAGAATTTAAGAGTGTGCCAGCAGGACAATATGCCCAGCAAATACTTACGAATTTAAAGCTAATGGATAAGGTTCAGCCAAAGGCTATTTTTGGTAAAGATGTAAAAGAAGTTTTGACCTGGGTTGAAACAGGAAATGCAGATGCAGGTATTGTTTATAAGACAGATGCATTAATATCAAAGAAAGTAAACATTGTAGCTACGGCACCTGAAGACTCTCATAAGGCTGTAATATATCCAGCAGCTATAATTAAAGCTAGCAAAAATCCTACTCAAGCTAAAGATTTTCTTAAATTTTTATCAAGTGATAAAGCTAAAGCTGTATTTCAAAAATATGGATTTAAGCTTGGCAAATAA
- a CDS encoding DNA mismatch repair protein MutS, whose protein sequence is MWVVLGYIAAIILVSILISVFSNIKSNNEIRRRIENDWGAEDEEKYTEDDLKSTAEYFNNRKEVEKETVFIDEITWKDLDMDSIFKKINNTESSPGEQYLYNMLREPIYDEGKLKHRDELIKFFQNNSKNRKSIQYILAKLGKNRSCFITDYFYNRDNKRKSLLLYYRILSLIPFVGVGLIFLNPYIGLATVILSFSYNIFVYYKEKNRIKHKFESFMYILKIVKYAGDILKEDIKEFKDYNEKLRESLKKLRSIKRLSFASRNNGTDVGIIAEYTSMFLLTDLINYEKMSNALMERSSEFKVIFEVIGTIDSCMSIAAYRERIKNYVTPELIKCRRKQENVNVFKDIRHPLMEKSVPNSIEISDSILITGSNASGKSTFLKTVAINIILAETIYTCLASEFKCCYFKIYTSMALKDDIFSNESYYIVETKSLKRIIDNLNEDIPTICFVDEILRGTNTVERISASSQVLKYLTLNNCICIAATHDVELTHILERYFENYHFQESIENNEIKFDYRIHEGRATTQNAIKLLGILGYNDAIVKKAQDKANRFLTEGIWEVE, encoded by the coding sequence ATGTGGGTTGTACTCGGATATATAGCTGCTATTATATTAGTAAGCATATTAATATCAGTATTTTCAAATATTAAGTCAAATAATGAAATTAGGAGAAGAATAGAAAATGATTGGGGTGCAGAGGATGAAGAAAAATATACGGAAGATGACTTAAAGAGTACAGCTGAATACTTTAATAATAGAAAAGAAGTGGAAAAAGAAACAGTTTTTATTGATGAAATTACCTGGAAAGATCTTGATATGGATAGTATTTTTAAAAAAATAAATAATACAGAAAGTAGTCCAGGAGAACAGTATTTATATAATATGCTAAGAGAACCTATATACGATGAGGGGAAACTTAAACATAGAGATGAATTAATAAAATTTTTTCAAAATAATAGTAAGAATAGAAAAAGCATACAATATATTCTGGCAAAATTAGGGAAAAATAGGTCTTGTTTTATAACTGATTACTTTTACAATAGAGATAATAAGAGAAAGTCATTACTGCTTTACTATAGAATTTTGTCCTTAATCCCTTTTGTAGGTGTAGGATTAATATTTTTGAATCCATATATTGGACTCGCTACCGTCATATTGTCCTTTTCCTATAATATATTTGTATATTATAAAGAAAAAAATAGGATAAAGCATAAATTTGAATCCTTTATGTACATACTTAAAATAGTAAAATATGCTGGAGATATTTTGAAAGAAGATATAAAAGAGTTTAAAGATTACAATGAAAAATTAAGGGAATCTCTTAAAAAGCTAAGATCTATAAAAAGACTTTCTTTTGCTTCAAGAAATAATGGTACAGATGTAGGTATAATAGCTGAGTATACTAGCATGTTTTTACTTACGGATTTAATTAATTATGAAAAAATGTCAAATGCTCTTATGGAAAGAAGCAGTGAGTTTAAAGTAATATTTGAAGTAATTGGAACTATAGATAGCTGTATGTCTATTGCAGCTTATAGGGAAAGAATAAAAAATTATGTTACGCCAGAGCTTATTAAATGCAGAAGAAAGCAGGAAAATGTGAATGTGTTTAAAGATATAAGGCATCCCCTTATGGAAAAATCTGTGCCAAACTCCATAGAGATTTCAGATTCCATCTTAATTACAGGGTCCAATGCATCAGGTAAATCAACTTTTTTAAAAACAGTAGCTATAAATATTATTTTAGCTGAGACAATATATACCTGCCTTGCTTCAGAATTTAAATGCTGTTATTTCAAAATATATACATCTATGGCTTTGAAAGACGATATATTTAGCAATGAAAGCTATTATATAGTAGAAACTAAATCTTTAAAGAGAATTATAGATAATTTAAATGAGGATATACCTACTATATGTTTTGTAGATGAAATTTTACGAGGAACCAATACTGTAGAAAGAATTTCAGCTTCTTCTCAAGTGCTAAAATATTTAACTTTAAATAATTGTATATGCATTGCAGCTACCCATGATGTGGAACTTACTCATATACTTGAAAGATATTTTGAGAATTATCATTTTCAAGAAAGTATTGAAAATAATGAGATAAAGTTTGATTATAGAATCCATGAAGGAAGGGCTACCACTCAAAATGCAATAAAACTTTTAGGTATTTTAGGATATAATGATGCTATTGTAAAAAAGGCGCAGGATAAGGCAAACAGATTTTTAACTGAAGGTATATGGGAAGTAGAATAA
- a CDS encoding HAD family hydrolase: protein MIIFNIPGRRNITIKNVIFDFNGTLGQDGILIDSVGDKLKELAGKDVNIYIITADTYGTVKRQCQGLPVKVKVFNKEDSSKDKKYMVEKLGCDVTASVGNGRNDLEMFKNSIISICVIGREGCFTKSLIESDIAVTNILDAIDLLLNNDRIRATLRT from the coding sequence ATGATAATATTTAATATACCCGGGAGAAGGAATATTACCATAAAAAATGTTATTTTTGATTTTAATGGTACTCTTGGACAAGATGGGATTTTAATTGACTCTGTGGGGGATAAATTAAAGGAGTTAGCAGGCAAAGATGTTAATATTTATATTATTACGGCAGATACTTATGGAACTGTAAAAAGGCAGTGCCAGGGTCTTCCAGTTAAAGTTAAAGTATTTAATAAAGAAGATTCATCTAAAGATAAAAAGTATATGGTTGAAAAGCTGGGATGTGATGTTACTGCATCTGTTGGCAATGGAAGAAATGATCTGGAAATGTTTAAAAATAGTATTATATCTATTTGTGTTATTGGGAGAGAAGGATGCTTTACTAAATCTTTGATAGAATCTGACATAGCAGTTACAAATATTTTAGATGCTATAGATTTATTGTTAAACAATGATAGAATTAGAGCTACACTTAGAACATAA
- a CDS encoding phosphoribosylaminoimidazolecarboxamide formyltransferase — MEMNEFVLKYGCNPHQKPARVYIKKGSLPFKILNGRPGYINLMDAFNSWQLVKELRNATGLCSAASFKHVSPAGAAVAVPLNDILKKAYAVSDMELSPAAVAYSRARGADRMSSYGDFAAISDEVDLSAAKILKASVSDGIIAPSYSKEALELLKTKKKGNYCIIQIDPNYEPEGMEKREIFGVTFEQKRDDAVITENLLKNIVTDNKNMPESAKRDLLISMITLKYTQSNSVCFAVDGQVIGVGAGQQSRVHCTRLAASKADIWFLRQHPKVLSLPFKEGLKRPEMDNVIDQYLRDDITPEETMGWKDVFTEIPKRLTLDEKKDWLSKLQGVSLGSDAFFPFRDNIDRASKSGVKYIVQPGGSIRDDIVIKACNNYDMVMAFSNLRLFHH; from the coding sequence ATGGAAATGAATGAATTTGTACTTAAATATGGGTGCAACCCACACCAAAAACCTGCAAGAGTTTATATAAAAAAAGGCTCTCTTCCCTTTAAAATATTGAATGGAAGACCCGGATATATCAATCTTATGGACGCTTTTAATTCCTGGCAACTTGTAAAGGAACTTAGAAATGCCACAGGACTTTGTAGTGCTGCTTCTTTTAAGCATGTAAGTCCTGCAGGTGCTGCAGTTGCAGTGCCTCTAAATGATATATTAAAAAAGGCATATGCAGTTTCAGATATGGAACTCTCCCCTGCAGCTGTTGCTTATTCAAGGGCAAGAGGAGCAGATAGGATGTCCTCCTACGGAGATTTTGCAGCTATAAGTGATGAAGTTGACTTATCTGCTGCTAAAATACTTAAAGCATCGGTTTCAGATGGAATAATTGCCCCATCCTACAGCAAAGAAGCATTAGAACTTTTAAAGACAAAGAAAAAAGGGAACTACTGTATAATTCAAATTGATCCAAATTATGAACCAGAAGGAATGGAAAAAAGAGAGATATTTGGAGTAACTTTTGAACAAAAAAGGGATGACGCAGTTATAACAGAGAATCTTTTAAAAAACATAGTAACAGATAATAAGAATATGCCAGAAAGTGCTAAAAGAGATCTTCTAATTTCAATGATCACCCTAAAATACACACAATCTAACTCAGTTTGTTTCGCAGTAGACGGTCAAGTAATTGGAGTTGGAGCAGGCCAGCAGTCAAGAGTTCACTGTACAAGACTTGCTGCATCAAAGGCAGATATATGGTTTTTAAGACAACATCCTAAGGTACTGTCCCTGCCTTTTAAAGAAGGGCTTAAAAGACCTGAAATGGATAATGTAATAGACCAGTATCTCCGCGATGACATAACTCCTGAGGAAACTATGGGATGGAAAGATGTATTTACTGAAATTCCTAAAAGACTTACTTTAGATGAAAAAAAGGATTGGCTTTCAAAACTTCAAGGCGTATCTTTAGGATCTGACGCGTTTTTCCCATTTAGAGATAATATAGACAGAGCCTCTAAAAGCGGTGTAAAGTATATTGTCCAGCCAGGTGGTTCTATAAGAGATGACATTGTAATAAAAGCTTGTAACAACTATGATATGGTAATGGCATTTTCAAATTTGAGATTATTCCACCATTAA
- a CDS encoding energy-coupling factor ABC transporter substrate-binding protein: MTNTKKKVTILLVIAVLIASIPLFTLRGAKFEGSDDAGSATVSQITGKEYHPWATPVMEQWIGGELPGEVESFLFCVQTGIGVGVVAFLMGRFVERKKIENEQMGNKEIKK, translated from the coding sequence ATGACAAATACAAAAAAGAAGGTTACTATTTTATTAGTTATCGCTGTATTGATTGCTTCTATACCATTATTTACATTAAGAGGTGCTAAATTTGAGGGTTCAGATGATGCAGGAAGCGCAACTGTTTCACAGATTACAGGTAAAGAGTATCATCCGTGGGCTACACCTGTCATGGAACAATGGATTGGAGGAGAATTACCAGGAGAAGTTGAAAGCTTTTTATTCTGTGTACAAACAGGTATAGGAGTTGGTGTTGTAGCATTTTTAATGGGAAGATTTGTAGAAAGAAAAAAAATAGAAAATGAACAAATGGGGAATAAAGAAATAAAGAAATAA
- a CDS encoding energy-coupling factor ABC transporter permease, which yields MDQKEKKIITIAAAFALIFGVTPVANAMHIMEGYLPPKFCIMWGAISLPFLIAGYLSIKKTLSKNRKSMTIIAMAGAFIFVLSSLKIPSVTGSCSHMTGTGLAAILFGPTAVAILGIICLIFQAILLAHGGLTTLGANTFSMAIAGPLVSYGIYKLCQKMKVNKNVGIFLAASIGDVFTYCVTSFQLALAYPSQNGGVLASVFKFLGVFAPTQGPLAIIEGILTVVIIIGLETYAKSELTGIGFLKRGEN from the coding sequence ATGGATCAAAAAGAAAAGAAAATTATTACTATAGCAGCAGCTTTTGCGTTAATTTTTGGAGTAACTCCAGTAGCAAATGCAATGCACATCATGGAAGGATATCTTCCACCAAAATTTTGTATTATGTGGGGTGCTATTTCCTTACCATTCTTAATAGCAGGTTACTTGTCAATTAAGAAAACATTATCTAAAAACCGTAAGTCCATGACCATTATTGCTATGGCAGGTGCATTTATTTTCGTACTCTCATCTTTAAAAATTCCATCAGTAACAGGAAGTTGTTCACATATGACTGGTACAGGACTTGCTGCAATTTTATTTGGACCAACCGCAGTAGCTATACTAGGTATCATTTGTCTGATTTTCCAGGCAATTCTACTTGCTCATGGAGGACTTACTACTCTTGGTGCTAATACTTTTTCTATGGCTATTGCGGGTCCACTAGTTTCTTATGGAATCTATAAATTATGCCAGAAGATGAAAGTTAATAAAAATGTAGGTATTTTTTTGGCAGCGTCAATTGGTGATGTATTCACTTATTGTGTAACCAGTTTTCAGCTTGCACTTGCATATCCTTCTCAAAATGGTGGTGTTCTAGCATCTGTATTTAAGTTCCTTGGAGTATTTGCACCAACACAAGGTCCACTGGCAATTATAGAAGGTATTCTTACTGTTGTTATAATTATAGGACTTGAAACATATGCAAAATCTGAATTGACAGGCATTGGATTTTTAAAGAGAGGTGAAAACTAA
- a CDS encoding energy-coupling factor ABC transporter ATP-binding protein encodes MGKTILKVENLYYTYGNGKPALNGINVDIHEGEKIAVIGSNGSGKSTFFLNINGVFTPEHGKIIYRDTVVNKKNLKELRKNIGIVFQDADNQIIASTVMAEVGFGPMNLKLPKEEVKKRIEEALAYMNISDFKDRPPHYLSGGEKKRVTIADIIAMKSEIVIFDEPTAALDPLNAMMLEEVLAKLSLEGKTMLISTHDVDFVYRWAERAIVFCDGKIIADGTPLEIFKNRSILKQANLKQPTMLEVYELLVKKHLMQDTKTYPKSTEELKKILEKQTSFLGVLT; translated from the coding sequence ATGGGAAAAACAATATTAAAGGTTGAGAATTTGTACTATACCTATGGCAATGGAAAGCCTGCATTAAATGGAATAAATGTGGATATCCATGAAGGTGAGAAGATTGCTGTTATTGGATCCAATGGATCTGGCAAATCTACATTTTTCTTAAATATTAATGGCGTATTTACACCAGAACATGGAAAAATTATTTATCGTGATACGGTAGTTAATAAAAAAAACTTAAAAGAACTCAGAAAAAATATTGGAATTGTATTCCAGGATGCGGATAATCAAATTATTGCATCTACGGTTATGGCGGAAGTTGGATTTGGCCCCATGAATTTAAAGCTCCCAAAGGAAGAAGTAAAAAAGAGGATTGAAGAGGCTCTGGCATATATGAATATTTCTGACTTCAAAGATCGACCTCCTCATTATTTGAGCGGCGGTGAAAAGAAACGTGTAACCATTGCAGATATTATTGCTATGAAATCAGAAATTGTTATTTTTGATGAACCTACGGCAGCACTGGACCCTTTAAATGCTATGATGTTAGAAGAAGTTTTAGCAAAACTTTCATTAGAAGGAAAGACCATGCTTATTTCTACTCATGATGTAGATTTTGTATACAGATGGGCCGAAAGAGCTATTGTATTCTGTGATGGTAAAATTATTGCAGATGGAACACCATTAGAAATTTTTAAAAATAGGTCAATTTTAAAGCAGGCGAATTTAAAACAGCCAACTATGCTGGAGGTTTATGAGCTGCTTGTAAAAAAACATTTGATGCAAGATACGAAAACTTATCCGAAGAGCACAGAAGAATTAAAGAAAATACTTGAAAAGCAGACATCTTTTCTAGGTGTGTTAACTTAG
- the cbiQ gene encoding cobalt ECF transporter T component CbiQ, translating into MGKGHGNTYENSTHHHHRMGHKHGEGFSIDFYAYNSKIRHWNPSFKVCVSVLILVLCIVLDNPYVSAVVIIAMAYITIEKGELPAHEYLSVMTIPIVFILLGTFTIAIDFSTHPIGQYNLCLGFCYVFTSQVSIKKAVFLILKVFAAVSALQMMALSTPSSEIICVLRKVHVPKLIVELMNIIYRYIFILMDVYSKMKNSAESRQGYCDFKTSCYTFGNIGSNMLVTSLKKASSYYDAMEARCYDGELIFYEEDKKVETIQIVTAVVFIIFLVLLWGFTK; encoded by the coding sequence ATGGGAAAAGGGCATGGCAACACTTATGAGAATAGTACACATCATCATCATAGAATGGGGCATAAACATGGCGAAGGATTTTCAATTGATTTTTATGCTTATAACTCTAAAATTAGGCATTGGAATCCTAGCTTTAAGGTATGTGTTTCTGTTTTGATATTGGTTCTTTGTATTGTATTGGACAATCCATATGTATCTGCTGTGGTGATTATTGCGATGGCCTATATAACTATTGAAAAGGGAGAACTTCCAGCACATGAATACTTGTCAGTAATGACTATTCCGATAGTATTTATTCTTCTTGGGACTTTTACTATTGCTATTGATTTTTCAACACACCCTATAGGGCAGTATAATCTGTGTCTTGGTTTCTGCTATGTATTTACTTCCCAGGTAAGTATTAAGAAAGCTGTGTTTTTAATTCTAAAGGTTTTCGCAGCTGTCAGTGCACTGCAAATGATGGCACTATCAACTCCATCATCTGAGATTATATGTGTGCTTAGAAAGGTACATGTTCCAAAGCTTATTGTAGAACTGATGAATATCATTTATCGTTATATTTTTATTTTAATGGATGTGTATTCTAAAATGAAAAACTCTGCAGAGTCCCGTCAGGGATACTGTGATTTTAAAACTTCCTGTTATACATTTGGAAACATTGGAAGCAATATGCTGGTTACTTCATTGAAAAAAGCAAGCTCTTACTATGATGCTATGGAAGCTAGATGTTATGATGGAGAGCTTATATTTTATGAAGAAGATAAAAAAGTAGAAACAATACAAATTGTCACAGCAGTAGTATTCATAATTTTTTTAGTTTTACTCTGGGGCTTTACAAAATAG
- a CDS encoding TIM barrel protein, translating into MLKLMNLSTYNYDVERFHCNKSNIINFLKKHKMNGIELLHPIGLDENIIPCNLVKGVHLKYYPTWLDFWNNNTQELLKQFRSLDVVEKYYGGTNREVMIEHYRKEIRMADKIGAEYAVLHVAHVQERHVFNYDFTYTDEEIIDAASNLINEVFKGMDTNIKLLFENEWWPGFTMLSYENAYRLLDKVNYSNKGFVLDTSHLMNTNLHLKNEKQGIEYIMNIVKNLGELKKLIKGIHLNCSLSGEYVMEKINSTREKEFTLPPMSEEMYMHVFNIDSHKPFTDTCVKKLLDFIKPEYLVYELVASSIGELEQYIDAQDAACLL; encoded by the coding sequence ATGCTAAAGTTAATGAATTTATCTACATATAATTATGATGTTGAAAGATTTCATTGTAATAAAAGTAATATCATAAACTTTTTAAAAAAACATAAAATGAATGGTATTGAGCTTTTACATCCCATAGGGTTAGATGAAAATATTATTCCATGTAATCTTGTTAAAGGTGTCCATTTAAAGTATTATCCTACATGGCTAGATTTTTGGAATAATAATACACAGGAACTTTTAAAACAATTCAGAAGTTTGGACGTTGTTGAAAAATATTATGGTGGTACTAATAGGGAGGTTATGATAGAGCATTATAGAAAAGAGATTAGAATGGCCGATAAGATCGGTGCAGAATATGCCGTTCTTCATGTGGCTCACGTACAAGAAAGGCATGTTTTCAATTATGATTTTACGTATACTGATGAAGAAATTATAGATGCTGCTAGCAATCTAATAAATGAAGTTTTTAAAGGTATGGATACAAACATAAAATTACTATTTGAAAATGAGTGGTGGCCTGGATTTACCATGTTAAGTTATGAAAATGCATATAGGTTATTAGATAAAGTTAATTATTCAAATAAAGGATTTGTATTAGATACATCACATTTAATGAATACAAATTTACATCTTAAAAATGAAAAGCAGGGAATTGAATATATAATGAATATTGTAAAAAATTTAGGGGAATTGAAAAAATTAATAAAGGGTATACATCTTAATTGTTCATTATCAGGTGAATACGTAATGGAAAAAATAAATAGCACAAGGGAAAAAGAGTTTACGTTACCTCCAATGAGTGAAGAAATGTATATGCATGTTTTCAATATAGACAGCCATAAGCCCTTTACAGATACTTGTGTAAAAAAGTTACTGGATTTTATAAAACCTGAATATCTTGTCTATGAGCTTGTTGCAAGTTCTATTGGAGAGTTAGAGCAATATATCGATGCTCAAGATGCAGCATGTTTACTATAA
- a CDS encoding efflux RND transporter periplasmic adaptor subunit yields the protein MKLGIVINTVKNRKKLVIGILAAVLIMFIGWVSYYVYEHVYYVFTDDAKVTADVIKVGSQIQGKVLQFNVNEGDLVSKDEILARQDMDNLPDSSIDQSLIKSPIDGIVVKKEANAGEVLSPGKTTALLADSENFYVTAKIDETKIRRLKVGQPVQITIDEYGSQKFQGKIKSIGEMTEDAINPTAYSTDGKHNRKVEKIPVKIVFNNSKKLKSQLTLGTNASVKICVVNENTKSK from the coding sequence ATGAAACTTGGTATAGTCATTAATACAGTTAAAAATCGTAAAAAATTAGTTATAGGAATATTAGCAGCAGTTTTAATAATGTTTATTGGTTGGGTTTCCTATTATGTATATGAACACGTGTATTATGTATTTACTGATGATGCAAAGGTTACTGCAGATGTGATTAAAGTAGGTTCACAAATTCAAGGAAAAGTACTACAATTTAATGTAAACGAAGGAGATTTAGTTAGCAAAGATGAAATATTGGCACGTCAGGATATGGATAATCTCCCGGATTCTAGCATAGACCAGTCTTTGATAAAATCACCTATTGACGGTATTGTTGTAAAAAAAGAAGCAAATGCGGGGGAAGTTTTATCTCCAGGAAAAACTACAGCACTTTTAGCAGATTCTGAAAATTTTTATGTTACTGCCAAGATAGACGAAACAAAAATAAGAAGATTAAAGGTTGGACAACCTGTTCAAATAACTATAGATGAATATGGTTCACAAAAATTTCAAGGAAAAATAAAATCTATAGGTGAAATGACAGAAGATGCGATAAATCCCACAGCATATTCAACTGACGGAAAGCATAACAGAAAAGTTGAAAAAATACCTGTAAAAATTGTATTTAACAATTCTAAAAAATTAAAAAGTCAGCTTACATTGGGTACCAATGCCTCTGTAAAAATTTGTGTAGTAAACGAAAATACTAAAAGTAAATAG
- a CDS encoding efflux RND transporter periplasmic adaptor subunit, with translation MKKSILFCLILVIGLSGCSTIKSTKDIKSSSISVINKQDVFIMAGKITTDNSVDVTSNISGRVSEISTELGKKVSSGDMIIKLDTSDLQSRVDQAQSAVSTAQSNLNNAQKNPLNTADVSQYQSQLIQAQAELKNSQTSLKDATITAPISGMVSSKNVNVGDMVIPGKKLISIVDNSKLYVNAYVPTNILNQIQVGQSVNVKVPDLSEEDEFKGKIAVINSKVDTQSSNVLVKITFDSKNKGLKPGMFAEVGLK, from the coding sequence ATGAAAAAATCTATTTTATTTTGTTTAATTTTAGTGATAGGTTTAAGTGGGTGTAGTACTATTAAAAGTACAAAAGACATTAAATCTTCTAGTATAAGTGTGATAAATAAGCAGGATGTTTTTATAATGGCGGGTAAAATTACTACAGATAATAGTGTAGATGTAACGTCCAATATTTCTGGAAGAGTTTCAGAAATATCAACTGAATTAGGTAAAAAAGTAAGTTCAGGAGATATGATTATAAAATTAGATACTTCTGATCTCCAAAGCAGAGTTGATCAAGCTCAATCAGCTGTAAGTACGGCGCAGTCAAATTTAAATAATGCACAAAAAAATCCTTTAAATACAGCAGATGTTAGCCAATATCAGTCTCAATTGATTCAAGCTCAGGCAGAATTAAAGAATTCCCAAACTTCTTTAAAAGATGCTACTATTACAGCTCCTATCTCAGGTATGGTAAGTTCTAAAAATGTGAATGTAGGGGATATGGTTATTCCAGGGAAAAAACTTATTTCTATAGTAGATAATAGTAAGTTGTACGTAAATGCATATGTGCCGACAAATATTTTAAACCAGATTCAAGTTGGACAAAGTGTAAATGTAAAAGTGCCTGATCTATCCGAAGAAGATGAATTTAAGGGGAAAATAGCTGTTATAAATTCAAAGGTGGATACCCAAAGCTCAAATGTACTTGTGAAAATAACTTTTGATAGTAAAAATAAGGGCTTAAAACCAGGTATGTTTGCAGAAGTTGGATTGAAATAA